The sequence AATTATCGGATAATCCTACAATTGGCTATATAATTATGTTTAAGAAAGCTGATTGGAGGATTGGGTTATGGCACGGAAAGTTATTCTATTTATTGCGGAGACTTTAGATGGATATATTGCGGAAGAAAACGGCAATATCGACTATTTGATTGACAATGATTTTACTTCGGGGGAAACGAAAGATCGTGAGTATGAGAAACTCGTCAAACATGTCGATACAGTAGTTATGGGCCGCAAGACTTATGATCAAGTTGCCAATAAGCTGTCTCCCAATGATTATCCATATGATAGTTTTGAAAATTATATTATGACTAGACATCCCGGGGACGATGTTGGAAATATCCACTTCATTGATGAAGATGTTGAAGACTTAATTCGAGGTCTAAAACAAGAATCATCGAAAAGGGATATTTGGATCGTCGGTGGCAGCAGCGTGATTGCTCCATTAGTTAACAGTGATTTAATTGACGTTTATCAAATTGGCATCGTTCCAATTGTCTTGGGTAAAGGGATTCCGTTGTTTTCCGATAAAACTAAATTTAAAGAATTCAACTTGGTAACAGCTAAAAAAGTAAATGGTATCGCATATTTAACATATGAAAAATAATAAAACCACTCAATTTTGATATTTGAAAATTGAGTGGCTTTTTTGTTGGATATGTTTTATATATCATAGTGATGTTTGTACATTATATTTATGATTTATTTTATTTATAAAGTTATAAAAGGCTTGTAATCAGTTACATAATAAGTGTTATTATCAAGGTATTAGAATGTTTCTAAGATTTGCCGTTATGCTAATTAGGCTATTTCATTCGGATTCTTCAAGTGAAGTAACTTTTTTAATTTTTATATATGTTATTGAGATTAATTAAAGTTTTTTGAAAAACGGAGGGGTTTTTCTATGAAGAAGAATGTTAAATATATTGGTAGTGCAATTGCAGTAGCACTTTTAGCTGCTGGAGCTCCGGTTGTGATTCCTATGATGATACCGACTTCAATGGTTCAAGTTAAGGCTGCCGGAATTCCTAATCCAAATGAAACTCCATTGGAAATGTTGACTAAATTCAGAAATCAATTTGATGATCGTTATGTTGCGGGAACTGATAGTATAACGTCCCCACTTGATGATTTAGTGGGTGAAGGTAACTGGGGGTTCTTTTATTTCGGACCTTTAACTTCGGATGATCCTAGTAGTTATCAACATATATTCGATATTCAAAATGATGAATATTTAACTAAATTAAAAGATCAGAATAAGATGCAACCAAGATCTTACTTCCATGCTCCAGGGAATGATTGGTATTATTATGACATTCACGGTTATTTGACTATTTCATCTGGTGGAAAAGTATTAAAAACTACTACTCCTGATGACCTAAGTTCCGTATCAGCGGGTATTAAAAATGGAATAATAAGGTTCCCTCTTACTATAACTATTCATTTACTCCAAGGTACTTCCTCAAGTGATGGGACTTATGATCATCCATCATTACAGGGGATTCCAGATGACTTAAAAACCTTTAGTTTTAAGATAAGTTTAAGTCAATTTGATATTAAAACTACTAATGGATCTGTTCCTTCATTGCATACGGGGTCAACATTGTCTGATTCGTCACTGATGACTGGCAACTCATTGTATATAGATGATAACTATACAGGAGATTCCAAGTATACTGCTAGTTTAGCCTCTGCAGAGAAACCAATTTATGGACAAAGTTTGTTCACTGATAAAGACGATGCTTTAGATTATGCCAAGAGCGATACTTTTGATCCTCAATTATCCGATAAAGGAAATGCATCCGATGATCAATTTAAGGATAATTTGGTTATCGAAAAACCGGGAGTATATTATCAAACTGTATCTTATAATTTAAAAGGCGATGGCAGTAATGGAACTAGTCCGGCTGGTGCGGATCAAGCTATAGGATATATGATTTCTGGAGAAGTAGATCCCTTAACTAAAAGTACCATTGCAATGTATACCACGTATATTGACGATCAAAAAAGTACTGATTATGCATTCAACAAAAATACGGGCATGTTAACAATAGCTCGAAAAATTTCTGTCGGAAAAAGTTTAAATGCAAAATTAACTACTCCTACAGTCAATACGGGTACAGCAATTAGTAGTATAGATACTACCGGAAATACGATAGTTGATGGAAACGATACTATACCTAGTAATGTTGCGGCTGGCGATACTTATTACACAGACGATGCCGCAACGAATGTAGCAACTTCTGATGAAGTTGACGGTGGAGTATTTAAAAAAGCTGGAACGTATTATCGTAAGTTAACTTTTACGTTAACTAATGGAAAGACCAGTGATTATAATATTTCTGGAGATTTGAGTGCTGATAGAACTGATACTACTGTTACGTACCTTCAAGAGATAGATGTTAAAAATGGAACAGTACCTACTATTAAATCTGCAAGTGCTAATATTGGTGATTCAACTTCAGAAGATTCCGTAACAAAAGGTAATGATTTGGCCAATAATGACGGTTCATTACTTGATACGACAAAGGGCGATTATGCTGGAGTAAGCTTTGGTAAAACGTACTATCAAGAAGATGCTACTGAGGCTAACAAAGCTGCTATTATTGCTGGAAAAGGTGAAAATGCTGTAGATGGTGTAGTTAGTTCGGATGGAACAACGTTTGAAAAAGCAGGAAGTTACTTAAGAACGATTACTTTCTATTTAACGAAAGAAGAAATATCTAATAATTCCTTTGATGATGTAGATCCTAATGTGCAAGTTAATGTTAGAGAAAGTACTGTAACTTATGTACAACAAATAAAGATAAGTGCCGTTGGTATTAAACCGAAGATTGATAATCCGGTTGTTTCAATTGGAACAAAGATAAACGATGATAAGTTAACGGATACTACTAATAACAGCTTTGATTACAATGGTGAATCACTTCTTAATATAAGTGAAGGTTCCAAGGGTATTAAATTGGGAACCACTTATTATGATGATCCACAATTAAACACGCCAACTACAGATATTACTAACGATGTTTTGAATAAAGCTAAAACTTATTATCGTACAATTAAGTTTTATTTGACTGATGAAGCATTTAACAATTATTCATTTTCAGATGCTTATGGTTCACCAAATCGAAATGATAAATCAGTAACATATGTACAGTCCGTTACAGTCAGCCCGGCAGAAACCTCAACTTTCAACAATAGTGAATTAAATGTATTGGCAGGAACAACGACTGATGGTGTCGATATCAATGGTAGACAATTAACAGATACAACAGAATATATTTTGAAAGACGACAAGGACGGAACTAAGGTTCTTAATGATTCCGATGATGTAACGATTGGAAACTATTATTCTACAGAAGATGATGCGGCCAAAGAAAATAACCCATTAACAATTACTGACTTTGAAGCAAATAAGACTTATTATCGTACGATTACTATTAAAGTTGCTTCTGGAGATGGTTATTCTTACACGTACCCAGGAGCAAGCTCAGTAGATAAAGATAAAGGTCTTGTAACGTATATTCAACAAATTAAGGTAGGTAAAGATCAAGCCACTGTAAAAGTTGGTTCTATTAATGATGTTAAATCAGGAACAATGACAAGTACTTTAAATAATGATTTTACTGGAGATTCAGTAGTAAATAGTACAGGTTCAATCGTTGCTATTGATGGAATTAGTTTTGGAACAGACTATTATGATAACCCTACTGATGCCTTAA comes from Companilactobacillus pabuli and encodes:
- a CDS encoding dihydrofolate reductase family protein translates to MARKVILFIAETLDGYIAEENGNIDYLIDNDFTSGETKDREYEKLVKHVDTVVMGRKTYDQVANKLSPNDYPYDSFENYIMTRHPGDDVGNIHFIDEDVEDLIRGLKQESSKRDIWIVGGSSVIAPLVNSDLIDVYQIGIVPIVLGKGIPLFSDKTKFKEFNLVTAKKVNGIAYLTYEK